In one window of Oryza sativa Japonica Group chromosome 9, ASM3414082v1 DNA:
- the LOC136351741 gene encoding uncharacterized protein, which produces MSASVKEAIKLSDYERTLKKASSGKSKPVPQLGEQPKQEIEPLVTGKEMTIEQFITDTGLTTDQLLGVAPIEKAEVKYMYELGKPLVKPELLQSLPTQMYKFHQLYMEMSAAGREMIGARIRDTDFLQGDDILWINFKGIYELYQLDALDVSIMSCWILMEIQRARRRRVFDTGFIDPRRVNVAMLDQYPQETEDNLVHLLKAQHYKTFILLPYNTEFHWVLLLFDLEACTVNVYDSMDKKESTFDKVFELIDRAWYRFRHLVRGKWRERLRRKFKFPCAKQKQGNNLCGYYVCEYCHCLANQIITTRELDFIRMRDNLTTHKEFITAVQEQLMGFINEEILNPKGEFYYDGNTIHRSLASELAASTTTSK; this is translated from the exons atgtctgcatctgtcaaggaggccatcaagctatcggactatgagcgaacgctgaagaaagcatcttctggaaagtccaaaccagtccctcagcttggagagcaaccaaaacaggagatcgagccgttggttaccggtaaagaaatgacgatagaacaatttattactgacaccggtctaactacggatcaattgctaggagtcgcaccaatcgaaaaggcggaagtgaaatacatgtacgaactcggtaaaccgcttgtcaagcctgagctgctgcagtccctacccacacaaatgtacaagttccatcagctgtacatggagatgagcgccgccggtagagagatgatcggagcgaggatcagggacacggacttcttgcaaggagatgacattctctggatcaatttcaagggaatctacgaactataccagctggacgccctcgacgtctctattatgagttgctggatttt aatggagattcaaagggcccgacggcggagggttttcgatactggattcatcgaccctcggagagtaaacgtcgcaatgctcgaccaatatccacaagaaacagaggacaatctcgtccatctcctgaaggcgcagcattacaagacgttcatactgttgccatacaacacaga attccactgggtgcttttactcttcgacctggaggcctgcaccgtcaacgtatatgactcaatggataaaaaagagtctacgtttgacaaggttttcgaacttatagacag ggcttggtatcggttccgtcatttggtccgcggcaaatggagagaaagacttaggcggaagttcaaatttcct tgcgcaaagcaaaagcagggaaataacttgtgcggctattacgtgtgcgagtattgccactgccttgcaaaccaaatcatcaccacaagagagctcgat tttattcgcatgagggataacctgaccacacacaaggaatttatcacggcggttcaagaacaactcatgggattcatcaacgaagaaatccttaatcccaagggtgaattctactacgacggaaacacaattcaccggtccttagcttctgagctagcagcgagtactactacgtcgaaatga